A portion of the Punica granatum isolate Tunisia-2019 chromosome 7, ASM765513v2, whole genome shotgun sequence genome contains these proteins:
- the LOC116214467 gene encoding uncharacterized protein LOC116214467, translating to MTTVVPQCSRFGLRPTQQFSGLSSSFRFVKEEKWVLQLNPGKKSSPLLRNSTVLMNFMGASRTRNKINPSKYSSVFNTDNLLNESNGVSFDQYLEDTPRVLNALFREEQSQQLDQDVWRIEMLPVQLLFLTVTPVVEMRVKCQPSGEVCLPQVPPDIANVLNFSIMKWVLHGLNVKPSHFDFSVRGVIYPDRRQLQPRLKGHLEMDISYSLPPTLSFVPKDLLSKVFEEGIKKLVSYMSRNLLTDYNNYRRELLKD from the exons ATGACAACTGTGGTTCCTCAATGTTCGAGATTTGGCCTTCGTCCGACCCAACAATTCTCAGGGCTTTCTAGCAGTTTCCGGTTTGTCAAGGAAGAGAAATGGGTGCTGCAGTTGAACCCGGGAAAGAAATCATCCCCGTTGTTGAGGAACTCAACGGTCCTGATGAACTTCATGGGCGCGAGCAGAACGAGGAACAAGATAAATCCATCCAAGTATTCCTCCGTGTTCAACACTGACAACCTTCTCAACGAGTCGAACGGG GTTTCATTTGATCAGTACTTGGAAGACACACCCAGAGTTCTCAATGCTTTGTTTCGGGAGGAACAAAGCCAACAACTCGACCAG GATGTTTGGAGAATCGAGATGTTGCCTGTACAGCTGTTGTTCTTGACTGTCACACCAGTGGTCGAAATGCGAGTAAAATGCCAACCAAGTGGAGAAGTTTGCCTCCCGCAAGTTCCTCCGGACATAGCAAACGTTCTCAATTTCAGCATT ATGAAATGGGTGCTTCATGGGCTTAATGTCAAGCCGTCCCACTTCGACTTTTCCGTGAGAGGAGTGATATATCCGGATAGAAGGCAGTTGCAGCCTAGGCTCAAGGGCCATCTGGAGATGGACATAAGCTATTCTCTTCCCCCGACTCTCTCATTTGTCCCGAAGGATCTCCTATCCAAAGTTTTCGAAGAG GGGATAAAGAAATTGGTCTCGTACATGAGCCGAAACTTGCTCACAGACTACAACAACTATCGAAGAGAGCTGCTCAAAGACTGA
- the LOC116215668 gene encoding pectinesterase 31, whose product MAGRVVTVAQDGSGDYRTVQDAVDSVPLCNSCRTIIRVAPGIYRQPIYVPKTKNLITLAGLGPEITVLTWNNTATKIEHHQVARVIGTGTFGCGSTIVEGEDFIAENITFENSSPEGSGQAVAIRVTADRCAFYNCRFLGWQDTLYLHHGKQYLKDCYIEGSVDFIFGNSTALLEHCHIHCKSQGFITAQSRKSSQESTGYVFLRCVITGNGGRSYMYLGRPWGPFGRVVFAYTYMDACIRQEGWNNWGKVENERSACFYEYRCFGPGSCPSKRVAWARELMDEEAEQFLMHSFIDPNPERPWLAMRMALRIPYCA is encoded by the exons ATGGCGGGGCGAGTAGTGACGGTGGCGCAGGACGGGAGCGGGGACTACCGGACGGTGCAGGACGCGGTTGACTCGGTCCCACTCTGCAACAGCTGCCGGACCATCATCCGGGTGGCTCCGGGGATCTACCGGCAGCCCATCTACGTGCCCAAGACCAAGAACCTGATCACCCTCGCCGGACTCGGGCCCGAGATCACCGTCCTCACCTGGAACAACACCGCCACCAAGATCGAACACCACCAG GTGGCTCGGGTGATCGGGACTGGGACGTTCGGATGCGGGAGCACGATCGTGGAAGGCGAGGACTTCATAGCTGAGAACATCACTTTCGAGAACTCCTCCCCTGAG GGTTCAGGGCAAGCAGTGGCCATTAGAGTGACAGCTGATCGATGTGCCTTCTACAACTGCAGGTTTCTTGGTTGGCAG GATACACTCTACTTGCATCACGGGAAACAGTACCTGAAAGACTGTTACATTGAAGGGAGTGTAGACTTCATCTTTGGTAACAGTACGGCTCTTCTGGAGCATTGTCACATTCACTGCAAGTCACAGGGTTTCATAACAGCACAGAGCAGGAAGTCTTCTCAGGAGTCAACTGGTTATGTCTTCCTAAG GTGTGTCATCACTGGCAATGGAGGACGTTCATATATGTATCTTGGGCGACCTTGGGGTCCATTTGGAAGAGTTGTCTTTGCTTACACTTACATGGACGCTTGCATCAGACAAGAGGGCTGGAACAATTGGGGCAAGGTCGAGAATGAGAGATCCGCTTGCTTTTATGAGTACAG GTGTTTTGGGCCTGGAAGTTGCCCATCTAAGCGTGTGGCGTGGGCCCGAGAGCTCATGGATGAAGAAGCGGAACAATTCCTCATGCACAGCTTCATCGATCCTAATCCTGAGAGGCCTTGGCTTGCGATGCGAATGGCCCTCAGAATACCATATTGTGCCTAG